One Helianthus annuus cultivar XRQ/B chromosome 7, HanXRQr2.0-SUNRISE, whole genome shotgun sequence genomic region harbors:
- the LOC110866148 gene encoding uncharacterized protein LOC110866148, with translation MLSFFNPPPIQASIPQFTALNPSILCPLITALNMSSSSSSVLRFKGKTQHSDIICSCGAKTAVKQSESTVNPGRWYIRCVGGCGFLRWADKGEEQGCPVCRKLACNSVGKDVENEKDVGKDEDVVAAEEPDSYVYFEDQESEILRPYMEQETDYEKISRDLTKDYDPEVLEHAWDYTYWDEDDDWYFDPYEGEHGSDSD, from the exons ATGCTATCGTTCTTCAATCCACCCCCAATCCAAGCTTCAATCCCTCAATTCACTGCCCTCAATCCCTCAATTCTCTGCCCTCTAATTACTGCCCTGAACATGTCTTCATCTTCGTCGTCTGTGCTTCGATTCAAGGGCAAAACTCAACATTCAGACATCATATGTTCATGTGGTGCGAAAACAGCGGTGAAACAATCAGAATCGACAGTTAATCCTGGTCGTTGGTATATTCGATGT GTTGGAGGATGTGGATTCCTAAGATGGGCTGACAAAGGTGAAGAACAGGGATGTCCGGTTTGCAGAAAG CTTGCTTGTAATTCTGTAGGAAAGGATGTTGAGAATGAGAAAGATGTTGGTAAGGATGAAGACGTCGTTGCAGCCGAAGAACCAGATAGTTATGTCTACTTTGAGGATCAAGAGTCTGAGATACTCAGACCTTACATGGAGCAAGAAACTGATTATGAAAAGATATCCAGAGATCTGACAAAGGATTATGACCCTGAAGTGCTGGAACATGCATGGGATTACACGTATtgggatgaagatgatgattggtaCTTTGACCCATATGAAGGGGAGCATGGTTCTGATTCGGATTAG
- the LOC110867650 gene encoding mitochondrial import inner membrane translocase subunit PAM16 like 2, producing MAAKILANLIVMGSGILIRGMVQAYRQALQNASKTGVAQETLQNAVRRGSKAMTEQEARQILGVTEQSSWEEIAKKYDTLFERNATNGSFYLQSKVHRAKECLESVYQKNQPGDPSV from the exons ATG GCTGCTAAAATTCTTGCAAATTTGATTGTAATGGGTTCTGGAATCTTGATTAGGGGAATGGTTCAAGCATATCGTCAAGCACTTCAGA ATGCCTCGAAGACGGGTGTTGCTCAAGAAACATTACAGAATGCTGTGCGTAGAGGAAGCAAAGCTATGACTGAACAAGAGGCCCGGCAAATTCTCGGTGTCACCGAGCAGTCATCGTGGGAAGAAATCGCAAAG AAATACGACACCCTATTTGAGCGAAATGCAACGAATGGGAGTTTTTATCTGCAGTCGAAGGTTCATAGGGCTAAGGAATGCTTGGAGTCGGTTTATCAGAAAAATCAGCCTGGTGATCCTTCAGTTTGA